tcattattatcattattactattattattattatcattagtattatcattatcatcattattataataattaatactagtactaatctatgaagattatgatgatgatcatcattattgcacatcattatcattattgttaccatgcatagtagtagtaatagtggcaaTGTGTGTAACGTCGCCGCTGgtagtattactatttatattatgaaCACTATTGTTATCCCTGAATATCATAATGCAATCAGTATTGTACACTTTACTTTTTATATGAACAAAAATAAGACTATGCAACATTGGTGAGATCATGACATCATGGACGCATTTGGTaaacgatgattttttttttttttttttttttttttttgcgaaactcAATTATAGATCTTAGACATGTTGGGAAAACAATATGCTATCTGTTACGGGGCGTCGAAAGTCATAAGGTATATTTTCACGCAATATGCTATAAGAAAGATTGTGTGAAGCAGTTACCAGCTGACAGCCTCTGGGAGACCAATTCTGATCCCGTCTCCGAGACAGACAGGGCCACGCGAGGGgtcaaattagagaaaaaaaaaaaaaaaaggatagagaaaaagaaatgtagaaaaagaagaagacgaaaaataagattatgatgataaagaagaactagaataagaaaaagtagaagaactagaatgaggagaagaagcagaagaaactgatgaggatgatgatgatgatgatgaaaaagaagaataaagatgaataaagtgacgaagaataagagaaagacgaagaaaagaatgataataataagaagaagaagaggaagaagaaggtaaataagaatcatgatgataataataaaataaatgcttACTCCTCGGAGCTGGGGCTGATGGGCTCCTTGTCCTCGTAGGGGTCGACCTTGAGGTCATAGAGCTCGGGCTGCTTGGTCAGGTCGTGCATCCACGTCGGGTGGCAGTGGCAGCCGACGGAGTGCCCCCAGCCGCACTGGGTACTGCCCGGGTGCCACTTGTGCTTGAAGAGGTACATCTTGTAGATGTGCTTATCTGTCGGGGTCGATAGAGGGTTTGGCCTCGTTAGTTGGGTCAAATTTTGtgggtgtgtctctgtctgtgtgcatgtccgtctctctgtttcgtctctttctcctttgtctctcatCTCTTTGTTTCAGAAAAGCGAGAAggaagcgtgagtgtgtgtgtgtgtgtctttattttactcttcgattttttttctttggctcttcctctcctctgtctcctctccttccttttctctcactcatctACATTCTTGTCTTTCTGTaaaataatgaggaagaagaagaagaagaagaaaaagaagaaatgacgaagacgaagtgcaagaagaagaaaaaaacagttaagaaaataagtagaaagaagtagaagaagaacagaaagaggaagaagacgaagaacaaggaataataataataaaatgaatagtaATGACAACTGGTAATTCTAATAaatagaaaaggataaaaagaaagaaagaaatacccccgtaccccacccctccctctctccccccttacccacctGTGACGAGCCTGACTGCATGGACGTTCTTCCGGCAGTGGTGCAGGAAGATGCGCGGAGGGTGCGAGGCCGGGCGGGACTTCCCCTTCAGGAGGTCGGCAATGCTCTCGCCGTCTAGATcctgcaggaggagaagaagagggaggcatGACAGGCTGGAGTCATGCGGGAGGTTTGTTTGCTTGAATGTGAGGAAtgacggaaaaaaatatagatttttgtCATGGTAGTAACTAAAGCATTATAAAAAGGACGAGGAGCTAAGTATGCacacgcgaaaacacacacacgcacgcacacacacacacacacacacacacacacacacacacacacacacacatacatgcacacgcacgtacgcaagagagagagagagagagagagagagagagagagagagagagagagagagagagagagagagagagagagagagagagagagagggagaaagagacagagatagaaagagagaaaaagacagagacagagagaccaaaagaagtgaaacagtacccccccccccccccccccaagaatccCACCTGGCGGGGCTTGAGCGCATGCGACTTGGCCATGATGTCCTGCATGGTGGGCAGGCCGGCCAGCTCGAGGACGGTGGGCATGAGGTCCATGAGGGAGGTGGGCGTGTCCAAGGTCTTGCCCGCTGGGATGTGCCCGGGGTATCGGTAAATACCCGCCACGCGAATGCCTCCTTCGGCGCCGCCCATGACCTTTCCTCCTGAAGGTGGGCGAGCGAGGTCAGTGTGGCATGAAGCGCTCGACAGATTGCCGAATTGATGGGCGAAATGTTACTTGAAAACTATATGTCAACTACACTGAATCATTCAAAAAACGAACTATGCAAATATTAATGTACAAACAAAatgatataatacaaataatataaatgatacacaCAGCGCACAACGTTTATGAAAACCATCAACGAAATAGTATACAATAACGCTAATTCACccatttatacattatttatcatcatagcCGCTATTTACCCTAAAAATTACCGTTCCTGAAAGCTACGTCTGAATAGGGCAAGTGaacattttcttttatccttaaACATACCCTTAGTGGCCATTATTGTTTACTCTTTAAATACAATCTAAACAAACACATGAACCTAAACAACACGGATTATCTCCGGGATGTCCACCATAAACAAGCGCAAACAACATCATCGAGACTGAACGCTAATATATACTTCTAAACCTctgaacaacaacagtaacaccgGATACCTATATCGTTATGTACCCTGAAACCGGTCATTATGGACAATACCATTAAAACAAaacaccattatatatattatctaccccTAAACATCTAACACTTTTATCTACATTATCTGCCCTTAACCATTTACAATAAACACCATTAACCACCCTTAAACCGCCCACCATGGCGAAAACCATTAACGCAGAACACCATTAATCTACATTATCTACCCCCAATCCACCTATTAGAAGCAGCATTATAATAAAACACTATTGCTCACCCTTAAACCGCCCATTATGAACAACACCATTAGCATAGAACACCATTATCTACATTATCTACCCTTAACAGCCGATTATAATTAACACCATTACTCACCCCGAAATCGCCCATTATGGACAACACCATTAACAAACCATCTACATTATCGGCCACTAATCCACCTCTTATAAACAACACGGTTAACACAAAACACCATTACTCACCTTAAACCGTCCATATGAACAACACCATTAACATAGAACTCCATTATCTACGTTATCTACCCTTAACCGCCTATCATAATCAGCACCATTAAGACTATTATCTACCCCTAATCAACTCATTATAAACAACGCCACTAACACAAAACACCCAGTATCAACAACACCATTAACATATAAACAAGCCACCAACAATGAACACCATTGCCCACCCTTGAACCGCCCATTGTGGCCCCCGATCCGCCGCCCCTCGAGATCCATGGCCTCGAGGTGGGCGCCCTGGTCGGAGGTGAAGTACACGATGGTGTTGTCCTCGAGGCCGAGCTCCTTGAGGGCGGCCATCAGAGCGCCCACGCCCTCGTCCATCTCCTCCACGTTGTCGCCGTAGCTGAGGCAGGCGGACTTTGGATgaactcgttttcttttattctacatattttagcatatatcatatacacattttagtatatatatgtatatatatacagacacacacaaatatatatacatacatatgtatatatatttacaggcacacatatatattcatatatatgtatatatatacacagatcttACAAAGATTttagtatatatttcatatctatatttcaaAATACATCTTGATTAAATCTCAGCACAGGAGTGAACCCACCTCCCATGCTTGCTCACGCCCGTCATGTGCGGCGCAGAGTACATGGGCGTGTGAACGTGGCCGaacgagtgaaagaggaagaacggCTGCTCGTCGTTCGCGTGGTCCTCCAGGAACTTGCGGGATTCCTTGACGAAGCGCTGGGAGAGGCCGTCGAGCTGGATGGGCTGCTCGACCACCTTGTCCTGCCGCATCAGGAGGGAGTTGGCCATCCGCTGGAGCCATGGGgagacctgggggggggggggtgaaagggagggtggaagggagggaaggagggagggggaagtgagggcggggagtgagggagggaggaagggaggggggaaggaagtaggagggaggcagggagggaaggagggagggggaagtgagggcggggagtgagggagggaggacgggaggggggaagtgagtaggaggggggcagggagggaaggagggaggggaaagtgagggcggggagtgagggagggaggacgggaggggggaagtgagtagaaagggggaagggagggaaggatggagaatgagtgggagggtaaaagggagggaaggagattgagtgggagagagggagggagtgggagagggagggatggagagtgagtgggagagtaagagggaaggaggtaggtgagagagggagggaaggagggaggtagggtgagtgggacagggatggaagggagggagtgtgagagggaaggagggagagagaggaagggtgaagaaatgggtttgtttattttttcattcggattatttactttacttactaatgaaaataaacgaGTTCTTACCAGATGCCACTGCATGTTGGCAGAGGTTAAACTAATGCAGATTTATATTCCTCACAAACGTATTACGTGCGCtcggtatgcatacatgtgtaagaTTGTcctagtgtgtgttttttttttgtttttttttatcttttatgataGTATGATAATCAAGATGAGGATTACCTACTCAAGCCATTCTCAGGTCAGTAAGAGAACAggttgaaaatgaaataaaatatatggaaattaatagatgaaaaaaaaattacataagataaaattgtaaaaagaaaaactgtTTAAGACAAATGCAAAATTAAGTAAAGGTATTAACGAatcagaaacaaaaaagaaaaaaaaaaaaaagacaattttcaAGTAGagccaaaaaagagaaagacaaataaacacacaaacaagtaaataaacaaacaaacaaacactgaaataatgaaatataaacgtCACCAGGTACTCCCCAGCCTGACTCACCCCCCACAGACACTCCTTGTTGATCCCGACGTGAGCCACCACGAACCAGTACACGAAGAAGAGGGCGTTGATGACCaccagcaggaggaagagagttcGAAGCCGCCAAGAAAAGAATTTTCTTCCCAAGGCGAGACTCACCAAGGCCACGACCCACGTTCCAAGAAGGCGCTGAAgaaagggggggcgagggggttaGTGTTTAAGGGTATAAGAGGGAGGGTTTGTAATGGGAGAAGGTGTCAGGTCGTGTCTGTTGGTGGGAATGTGTGTGAAAGCAGTGTCTGTATGTAGCACGGTTCACTCACTTATTTAATATATCAAGGTGCACACTGGAAAAATATATTGAGATATGCTAGATGCCAGAATATCAGTATATCACAGAACATACTAGACAAATACAAGATATGCTACATTTCATTGCTAGAATATCAGTGTATCAGAGTACATGCTGGAAGACAGTATTAGGATATGCTATACCTTATTGCCAGAATACACCAAGAATACAGTACATTGGCGGAATACATCACCTTCCATCAGCTTAGATTGTTGTACCACTTTATATCACATGACGTCATTGACACATATcagtcgcaaaaaaaaaaaaaaaaatgaatggatgtattactaaataaatacattaatagataAGAAGATTAATGgtatataaatggatgaatgagaatgaatcgacagataggaaaaaaaagatagctgaatagataaacaaggaaataagtaaatagataatcagataggtaagtcaatagataaataaataaaaaagtaaataaatagaaactGAATAAACAGAcaactaaataaagaaataataaaataggtgaaaaggagaaaacacactaccgtgttgatactatgatataaaaacccacactgtaaaactagatttaattgaaaaagagagactacagtttcggaatccacctggattccatcttcaggtctgaggaggcaaggaagaggagggggtataagacagagagaggaaaggcaacgcggagacaccgaaactgtagtctctctttttcaattaaatctagttttacagtgtgggtttttatatcaataaaataggtgaataaatcgatgaatgaatagacagataaagaaacaaaggacacatagacagataaatgaattaattgatTAAATCCCCGGAGCCCCTTACCTGGTACTCCGGCTTCTCGAGGTCGAACTTCCAGAAGGCGTGAGGACCTCGGAACTCGAAGAAGAGGGTGACGGGGATGCCGAAGAAGGTCTGGAAGCCGTGGTTGAGGGGCCCGGGGCAGCTCCTCCCCAGGAAGTTGCAGAAGGAGCCCAGGTGCCACTTGCCtgacgaaggggagggaga
The sequence above is drawn from the Penaeus chinensis breed Huanghai No. 1 chromosome 33, ASM1920278v2, whole genome shotgun sequence genome and encodes:
- the LOC125043244 gene encoding arylsulfatase H-like, with amino-acid sequence MLSWKVWSFLLVAGVLGTTTAAGKRPPNIVVMLADDLGIGDVGCYGNTTIRTPNIDKLASQGMKLTHHLAAAAMCTPSRAALLTSRYPSRYGLVGSDGWGSPVIAHVASQAHLPLDEVTLATALSKVNYTTALVGKWHLGSFCNFLGRSCPGPLNHGFQTFFGIPVTLFFEFRGPHAFWKFDLEKPEYQRLLGTWVVALVSLALGRKFFSWRLRTLFLLLVVINALFFVYWFVVAHVGINKECLWGVSPWLQRMANSLLMRQDKVVEQPIQLDGLSQRFVKESRKFLEDHANDEQPFFLFHSFGHVHTPMYSAPHMTGVSKHGSYGDNVEEMDEGVGALMAALKELGLEDNTIVYFTSDQGAHLEAMDLEGRRIGGHNGRFKGGKVMGGAEGGIRVAGIYRYPGHIPAGKTLDTPTSLMDLMPTVLELAGLPTMQDIMAKSHALKPRQDLDGESIADLLKGKSRPASHPPRIFLHHCRKNVHAVRLVTDKHIYKMYLFKHKWHPGSTQCGWGHSVGCHCHPTWMHDLTKQPELYDLKVDPYEDKEPISPSSEEYKEVVGQLQKYLEEWHRTVHYPTPQLTSLFEVAWTPWMQPFCLTC